Proteins co-encoded in one Gracilimonas sp. genomic window:
- a CDS encoding TolC family protein, with amino-acid sequence MNSSKWWILFLVFLWIPFQVHAQTQTLSLEDVVERFKQHSLQQELAELDKLRKQGAAQQYKSYMNPEVSIFSEQLNAGTLDYDETTYQISQPIELLGQPFLRNKSATKSSEAAELSYEYDRSVLIQQVKSLYAEYWFLQHKLKVYDQALDVIHEVLASAIARQTEGTESGLQVQRFTVEKNRYWRMRNEVELEMMQTGKQLASMITSSEETGFDFQVEADLPVEPIMEDSETLKQYALEHRVDLQAIELEAEALGLKYKVEKRERLPDLKVNFGYKNQSDGSEGFVIGGGIQLPIFNRNSGSITMAEAEHRSVETSLQLQRRTIRNQVDVAYHRVQNLYAQWQEMQQNPLSAEMLETSRSAYQEGRYSLIELLDATKAYVDGSSLLHRMTADYQQALFTLDTITSGKIFSTQNTSEQ; translated from the coding sequence ATGAATTCATCCAAGTGGTGGATCTTGTTTTTGGTATTCCTGTGGATACCATTTCAGGTTCACGCCCAAACTCAGACTCTTTCCTTAGAGGACGTTGTTGAGCGATTTAAACAACACAGCCTCCAGCAAGAGCTGGCAGAGCTTGATAAGCTTCGAAAACAGGGAGCGGCTCAACAGTATAAATCGTACATGAATCCCGAGGTGAGCATCTTCAGCGAGCAGCTCAATGCCGGCACGCTCGATTATGATGAAACCACCTATCAGATTTCGCAGCCGATTGAACTGCTGGGGCAACCCTTCCTTCGAAATAAAAGCGCGACCAAAAGTAGTGAGGCTGCAGAATTAAGCTATGAGTATGACCGCTCAGTGCTCATCCAGCAGGTAAAGAGCCTGTATGCTGAATATTGGTTTTTACAGCATAAACTGAAGGTTTACGACCAAGCACTTGATGTTATTCACGAAGTGTTGGCATCAGCCATAGCCCGACAAACAGAAGGCACAGAGTCAGGTCTTCAGGTGCAGCGTTTTACGGTGGAAAAGAATCGGTACTGGCGTATGCGCAATGAAGTTGAGCTGGAAATGATGCAAACAGGGAAGCAACTGGCTTCTATGATCACTTCTTCGGAAGAAACCGGCTTTGACTTCCAGGTGGAAGCTGATTTGCCGGTGGAGCCGATCATGGAGGATTCGGAAACGCTGAAACAGTACGCTCTGGAACACCGGGTCGATTTACAAGCTATTGAGCTTGAAGCAGAAGCTCTCGGACTAAAATACAAAGTGGAAAAACGAGAACGCCTGCCGGACTTAAAGGTAAATTTCGGCTATAAAAATCAGTCGGACGGCTCGGAAGGTTTTGTAATTGGCGGAGGCATACAGCTGCCCATTTTCAACCGAAACAGTGGAAGCATCACCATGGCAGAAGCCGAACATCGCAGCGTGGAAACATCGTTGCAGCTCCAAAGGCGAACCATTCGTAATCAGGTGGATGTAGCGTACCATCGTGTTCAAAATTTGTATGCGCAGTGGCAAGAAATGCAACAAAATCCACTTTCTGCGGAAATGTTGGAAACATCACGGTCAGCTTATCAGGAAGGACGTTATTCGCTGATCGAACTGCTGGATGCCACCAAGGCTTACGTAGATGGTAGTAGCCTTCTGCATCGAATGACTGCAGATTACCAACAAGCCCTTTTTACACTCGATACCATCACTTCAGGAAAAATATTCTCAACTCAAAACACTTCAGAACAATGA